From Virgibacillus natechei, the proteins below share one genomic window:
- a CDS encoding lysine N(6)-hydroxylase/L-ornithine N(5)-oxygenase family protein, with amino-acid sequence MSRELYDIIGIGIGPYNLGLAALLEKTPELDGVFFDKTSKFEWHPGMLMERMNLTTPFIGDLVTFADPTSKFTYLNYLHEHNRLYQFYFFSKFEVPRLEYNDYLQWGVGQLKPLHFGYEVVDVIDHKTAKQPHYEVIVEDTSTKTRTAYFTKNIVMGTGSEPMILDAMEDQPQEDVLHTSRYMYEKDNLIQSPHITVVGSGQSAIEVFLDLLKEQENKEFQLTLFTRSSGLFQLEDAKLGQEMFSPDFVDYFHSLDFQQRNDTLETLGTLRKGINPDTLKELYDTLYHKSIGKKKAPVTIQPNTEVKDISKNKDTYSLQCHQWQKENTFDYETNKVILATGYKPHIPTWFYDRFEEEVEWEDDKRYKVTRDHQLIFNDQRNHHFFTLTNLEHSHGTEATNLGLSVQRNVQIINLLAGREVYQNKRNTIFQQFEMEKD; translated from the coding sequence ATGTCGAGAGAATTATACGATATTATTGGAATTGGTATAGGGCCTTATAACCTCGGATTAGCGGCTCTTCTTGAGAAAACACCTGAACTTGATGGTGTCTTTTTCGATAAAACTTCGAAGTTTGAATGGCACCCGGGAATGTTAATGGAGCGAATGAATTTGACAACCCCTTTTATAGGAGATCTTGTTACGTTTGCTGATCCAACTAGCAAGTTCACTTATCTCAACTATTTACACGAACATAATCGCCTTTACCAGTTCTATTTCTTCAGCAAGTTTGAAGTCCCCCGTCTGGAATATAACGATTACTTACAATGGGGCGTAGGTCAATTAAAACCGTTGCACTTCGGTTATGAAGTAGTAGACGTTATCGACCATAAAACAGCAAAGCAGCCTCATTATGAGGTGATCGTGGAAGACACTTCGACCAAAACTCGAACCGCTTACTTCACAAAAAATATAGTGATGGGGACTGGTAGTGAACCGATGATATTGGACGCGATGGAAGACCAGCCACAGGAAGATGTATTACATACGAGTCGATACATGTACGAAAAAGATAACTTGATTCAGTCTCCTCATATTACGGTAGTGGGCTCTGGGCAGAGTGCCATAGAAGTTTTCCTAGATTTGCTGAAGGAACAGGAAAATAAAGAATTTCAACTAACGTTATTCACACGCTCAAGCGGACTGTTTCAGTTGGAAGATGCCAAATTGGGCCAGGAAATGTTTTCGCCTGATTTTGTGGATTATTTCCATTCGCTTGATTTTCAGCAGCGCAATGACACCTTGGAAACGTTAGGAACACTGAGAAAAGGAATTAATCCAGATACATTAAAGGAATTATACGATACGCTTTATCATAAATCGATCGGGAAAAAGAAAGCGCCAGTGACGATCCAGCCAAATACAGAAGTAAAGGATATAAGTAAAAATAAGGACACGTATAGCTTGCAATGTCACCAGTGGCAAAAAGAAAATACATTTGATTATGAAACGAATAAAGTTATCTTAGCAACAGGTTATAAACCACATATTCCTACATGGTTCTATGATCGTTTTGAAGAGGAAGTGGAATGGGAAGACGACAAGCGTTATAAAGTTACCAGGGATCATCAACTCATATTCAACGATCAACGAAATCACCATTTCTTTACCTTAACAAATTTGGAGCATTCTCATGGTACAGAAGCCACAAATTTAGGTTTATCCGTTCAAAGAAACGTGCAAATCATCAACTTGCTTGCCGGACGAGAAGTATATCAAAACAAACGAAACACCATCTTTCAGCAGTTTGAAATGGAAAAAGATTGA
- a CDS encoding IS4 family transposase has translation MDNNTIKTVFKEYIHPLDSKVIQKMIDHVGLDKYVKKFDVLAYTKTFIYAQLKELDNLQRVSDTIKRQKTVQRLVGIESINKSQLSRKNREIPHEMFEVILHHLIQKLHHTLGPRMVSKELGKLHLIDSSTISMCLSQYEWADFRDTKAGVKMHTSISFCDDLSYPNKVILTPARPADETQLDALIVPDKNVLHVWDRGYFNFDKFDDYSKNNIRFATRIKKNTVVHVIEELPVDSSSPITRHAIVKMGNMKKPVQLVETRDSEGNQIRIVCNDAKLSAQEISDIYRNRWQIELFFKWVKQHLIIKKLYGKSENAVYNQLYLAMIVFCLTLLMKNKIGYKGTLMQMLHWISDCWSKSMTTFISNVFKAPERTSSGRRRQEHEKIFEETLAQYESGDVLHLDDQLYDPII, from the coding sequence ATGGACAATAATACCATAAAAACTGTATTCAAGGAATACATTCATCCATTAGATTCAAAAGTAATTCAAAAAATGATTGACCACGTCGGGCTTGATAAGTATGTCAAAAAGTTCGATGTACTGGCATATACGAAAACTTTTATCTATGCACAACTAAAAGAACTAGATAATCTTCAGCGAGTAAGTGACACGATTAAACGTCAGAAAACAGTTCAAAGATTAGTGGGCATAGAAAGTATTAATAAATCACAACTTTCCCGAAAAAATAGGGAGATCCCACACGAAATGTTTGAGGTAATCCTCCATCATTTAATTCAAAAACTGCATCATACACTTGGACCGAGAATGGTAAGCAAAGAACTTGGAAAGCTTCATCTGATTGATTCATCAACCATTTCAATGTGTCTGAGTCAATATGAGTGGGCAGATTTTCGAGATACAAAAGCTGGGGTGAAGATGCATACCTCCATTTCCTTTTGCGATGATCTTTCTTACCCAAATAAAGTTATTCTTACACCGGCAAGACCTGCAGATGAAACACAGCTGGATGCATTGATTGTGCCGGATAAAAACGTGCTTCATGTATGGGATCGAGGCTATTTCAACTTTGATAAATTTGACGATTACTCGAAAAATAATATTCGTTTTGCTACACGCATTAAAAAGAATACGGTGGTACATGTAATCGAAGAATTACCCGTTGACAGTTCTTCTCCAATCACCCGTCATGCCATCGTGAAAATGGGAAACATGAAAAAACCAGTTCAATTAGTAGAAACACGAGACAGTGAAGGAAATCAAATTAGAATTGTGTGTAATGATGCGAAACTGAGTGCACAGGAAATCAGTGATATTTATCGTAATCGCTGGCAAATTGAACTTTTTTTCAAATGGGTAAAGCAACATCTCATTATCAAAAAGTTGTATGGAAAAAGTGAAAATGCCGTATATAACCAACTATACTTAGCTATGATTGTGTTCTGCTTAACGCTTTTGATGAAAAACAAAATAGGCTATAAAGGTACACTTATGCAAATGCTTCACTGGATTAGTGATTGCTGGTCTAAATCAATGACAACTTTTATTTCCAACGTATTCAAGGCACCTGAACGCACATCCAGTGGAAGACGACGGCAAGAGCACGAAAAAATCTTTGAAGAAACCTTAGCACAATACGAATCTGGAGATGTTTTGCACTTAGATGATCAACTATATGATCCAATTATTTAA
- a CDS encoding VanZ family protein: MPFKKTISWAAVGLWMGLLFYFSHQPATQSNELSTGITNTIITTVESMAPNLNLDLSNLNHFVRKNAHFFAYLVLGILVMNALRRSGMRGYRCMITALLIGVLYAISDEVHQLFIPGRSGEVRDVLIDTAGTAVGIGVYWLVARVGRCLSLPGF, encoded by the coding sequence ATGCCATTTAAAAAAACGATTTCCTGGGCTGCTGTTGGTCTTTGGATGGGGTTACTGTTTTACTTTTCCCATCAACCAGCAACCCAGTCGAACGAACTGAGTACAGGAATAACAAACACGATCATCACAACAGTTGAGAGCATGGCTCCGAATTTAAATCTAGATTTAAGTAACCTTAACCATTTCGTGAGGAAAAATGCACATTTCTTTGCCTATTTGGTACTTGGGATACTTGTCATGAACGCCTTAAGGAGAAGCGGTATGCGTGGATATAGGTGCATGATAACGGCGCTTTTGATAGGTGTACTCTATGCTATCTCAGACGAAGTGCACCAGCTATTTATCCCCGGAAGAAGCGGGGAAGTAAGAGACGTGCTCATCGATACCGCCGGAACCGCTGTAGGAATTGGCGTGTATTGGCTAGTAGCTCGGGTAGGTAGGTGCCTGTCACTTCCCGGTTTTTAG